A genome region from Paenibacillus sp. J23TS9 includes the following:
- a CDS encoding sensor histidine kinase, with product MRVAFKTACALMLVMIVLIVARPGSGFAAPGSDYISMSGWDFKWAQQKDAAGLRANEAPDAGWKRLSSLKNLPTRDQDTADAWYKTVLPELKSSPSALLLKKVYGQRIIIYLDQRKVYEQNRGYMYDTHKILLPLSPGDKGKTLRIQIQAEKDRIGIAGDVLTGDYQVLLKQFVKSNLDDLILGSSMVFVGMVMLIVALFMRKGQLVSWLTLTLILLSIGAIILTYSPLLYSLYNGYGQIILIVFDIALLSLLPSLTFYFEKTVGAGYMQIIRHYRKFQTFYSLICLCFMVVNLLLNDRIFDLYYLLSVKILGYLIILQIILVVVSSIGYAVKGNRNALIFTSGFVVFGLTVLIEMISFMVSSGKYELYWWKWGVLGFALALIAVLGQKFTENHHQILMYSKELEMFNMELQRSEKMEIISELAASVAHEVRNPLQVTRGFLQLLLEKSINKDREYLTLALKELDRASGIITDFLTFAKPEIDQVQLLDLADEFRHIEGILIPLANFQGSKITSRIPKNLYIEGNSSKFKQAFINIIKNSIEALREEGQIHIWAYTEQDEVVIHIQDNGGGMEPSEVARLGEPYFSNKTKGTGLGLMVTFRIIEVMKGNMKFLSEKGVGTEVIVRFPTVIQEDAI from the coding sequence ATGAGAGTTGCATTCAAAACAGCCTGTGCGCTGATGCTCGTCATGATCGTTTTGATTGTCGCAAGGCCTGGTTCTGGCTTTGCGGCACCGGGGTCGGATTATATTTCGATGTCAGGCTGGGATTTCAAATGGGCACAGCAAAAAGATGCGGCCGGTCTGAGGGCGAATGAAGCTCCGGACGCGGGCTGGAAAAGGCTGAGTTCCCTGAAAAACCTGCCAACGCGTGATCAGGATACCGCAGACGCATGGTATAAAACGGTGCTGCCCGAGCTTAAGTCCAGCCCTTCCGCACTGCTATTAAAAAAGGTCTATGGGCAGCGCATCATTATTTATCTGGATCAGCGTAAAGTGTACGAGCAGAACCGCGGCTATATGTACGACACCCACAAAATATTGCTTCCGCTGAGCCCCGGGGATAAGGGGAAGACGCTGCGTATTCAGATACAAGCGGAGAAGGACAGGATCGGAATCGCCGGAGATGTACTGACAGGCGATTATCAGGTGCTGCTCAAACAGTTTGTAAAATCGAATCTGGATGATCTGATCCTGGGCAGCTCCATGGTATTTGTGGGAATGGTCATGTTGATTGTGGCTTTGTTCATGCGAAAAGGCCAACTGGTAAGTTGGCTGACATTAACACTCATCTTGCTGTCGATCGGAGCTATCATTCTGACGTATTCGCCGCTTTTATACAGCTTGTATAATGGGTATGGACAGATCATCCTTATTGTTTTTGACATTGCTCTCTTAAGTCTGCTGCCCTCATTGACTTTTTATTTTGAAAAAACAGTTGGCGCAGGATATATGCAGATCATCCGGCATTACCGCAAGTTTCAGACCTTTTATTCGCTAATATGTTTGTGTTTCATGGTTGTGAACCTGTTGCTTAATGATCGAATTTTTGACTTGTATTATTTGTTATCCGTTAAGATACTCGGCTATTTGATTATTTTGCAGATTATTCTGGTCGTCGTCAGCTCCATCGGGTATGCGGTCAAAGGCAACAGGAATGCCCTGATTTTCACATCGGGCTTTGTTGTATTCGGCCTCACCGTTCTGATTGAAATGATAAGCTTCATGGTAAGCAGCGGGAAATACGAACTGTACTGGTGGAAATGGGGAGTTCTTGGATTTGCACTTGCACTTATTGCAGTTCTCGGTCAGAAATTCACTGAGAATCACCATCAGATTCTGATGTATTCAAAGGAATTAGAAATGTTCAATATGGAGCTGCAGCGTTCAGAGAAAATGGAAATTATCAGCGAGCTGGCTGCGTCTGTAGCACATGAGGTGCGGAATCCTCTGCAGGTGACCCGGGGCTTTCTGCAGCTGCTGCTAGAAAAATCAATAAATAAAGACAGGGAGTATCTCACGCTTGCCTTGAAGGAGCTGGATCGGGCTTCAGGCATAATTACCGACTTTTTGACCTTCGCGAAGCCTGAAATTGATCAGGTGCAGCTGCTGGATCTGGCTGATGAGTTCCGGCATATCGAAGGAATTCTGATACCTCTTGCCAATTTTCAAGGCAGTAAAATCACTTCGAGAATTCCAAAGAATCTATATATCGAAGGGAATTCTTCAAAATTTAAACAAGCCTTTATCAATATTATCAAAAACAGTATCGAAGCGTTGCGTGAAGAAGGGCAGATCCATATTTGGGCTTATACCGAACAAGATGAAGTGGTTATTCATATTCAGGATAATGGCGGAGGGATGGAGCCGTCTGAAGTCGCCAGACTGGGCGAGCCTTATTTTTCGAATAAAACAAAAGGTACGGGACTCGGACTTATGGTCACATTCCGCATTATTGAAGTGATGAAGGGGAATATGAAATTTCTTAGTGAAAAGGGAGTGGGGACGGAGGTCATCGTACGTTTTCCTACCGTCATCCAAGAGGATGCTATTTAA
- a CDS encoding glycoside hydrolase family 2 protein, which yields MSRTKWVVNDWSFKACHEQEWMKAKVPGCVHTDLLANAKIPDPFYGTHEKEVQWIDKQDWEYESHFDLPEELLLLPQLELVFGGLDTYADVIVNGQQVLSTDNMFRVWKADVRSVLKSSGNTIHIRFRSPVQEDLPKLEKLGYALPASNDQSEVGGLGEQRISVFARKAPYHYGWDWGPRFVTSGIWREVWIEGWEDNRIQDLFIEQIDITPAEAILKAVTEIEAVAEGEGMIRLQTEDLIWEQKVMLNRGINLIEIPFAISNPKLWWCRGLGAAHLYEFQVELLQHESLIASRTITTGLRSAKLIREKDEAGSTFYVELNGVPVFAKGANHIPNDSFITEVTEERYRHEIATAAASNMNMLRVWGGGIYEQDMFYRLCDEYGLMVWQDFMFACSMYPGDEPFLLNVRAEAEENVKRLRNHPSVVIWCGNNEIDTAWSHYTERGGWGWKQSYTPELRDKIWSDYEKIFHSILPEAVAKHAPGIPYWPSSPMIDLTGDSKQHAVNDSTAGDIHYWGVWHNVEPFENYNIYVGRFMSEYGFQSFPEYQSVRSYAEESDLELESPVMLAHQKNGQGNRLIKQYMDMYMNEPKDFPSFLYMSQVLQAEAMKMAIESHRRRKPYCMGTLYWQMNDCWPVASWAGMDYFGRWKALQYAAKRSFRDIALSIDGTSEDDLDVYVISDQLKPFVGSIHLWVMDMNGAVLNQRTVPFSMKPNTSSKVYSSPTEQLLQDIDMRNTFMLAQLEVSGEVLDSQVHYFVPMKELALEQPAIQIHEVEGSGGTVFELSSNKLAKHVWLSSEVEGCFSDNFFDLVPGIPQTVQFFARTESVSAFIPAEPGQLLVKSMADFIQSR from the coding sequence ATGAGCAGAACAAAATGGGTTGTAAATGATTGGAGCTTTAAAGCTTGTCATGAACAGGAATGGATGAAAGCGAAGGTTCCTGGTTGCGTACATACGGATTTGCTTGCAAATGCGAAGATTCCGGATCCCTTTTACGGAACCCATGAAAAAGAAGTACAGTGGATCGACAAGCAGGATTGGGAGTATGAAAGTCATTTCGATTTGCCGGAGGAGCTTTTGCTGCTTCCGCAGCTGGAGCTTGTATTCGGCGGTCTGGATACGTATGCGGATGTAATCGTGAATGGTCAGCAGGTACTGAGTACAGATAATATGTTCCGGGTGTGGAAAGCCGATGTTAGAAGTGTTCTGAAAAGCAGCGGTAATACGATTCACATCCGCTTCCGCTCTCCTGTGCAGGAGGATCTGCCTAAGCTGGAGAAGCTGGGGTATGCGCTTCCGGCATCCAATGATCAGTCTGAAGTGGGGGGGCTGGGTGAGCAGAGAATCAGCGTGTTTGCCCGCAAAGCACCTTATCATTACGGATGGGATTGGGGTCCGAGGTTCGTTACCAGCGGTATCTGGAGGGAAGTCTGGATTGAAGGCTGGGAGGACAATCGTATTCAGGACCTGTTCATCGAGCAGATTGACATTACTCCTGCTGAAGCCATACTGAAGGCTGTGACTGAGATTGAGGCTGTTGCAGAAGGGGAAGGGATGATCAGACTCCAGACTGAAGATTTGATTTGGGAGCAGAAGGTGATGTTAAACCGGGGCATAAATTTGATAGAGATCCCTTTTGCCATATCCAATCCGAAGCTGTGGTGGTGCAGGGGGCTGGGAGCTGCACATCTATATGAATTTCAGGTCGAGTTGTTACAACATGAATCCCTAATCGCATCCAGGACAATCACAACGGGTCTGCGTTCGGCCAAGCTAATTAGAGAAAAGGATGAAGCGGGATCTACATTTTATGTGGAACTGAATGGTGTGCCTGTGTTTGCCAAAGGCGCGAATCATATCCCGAATGACAGCTTCATTACCGAAGTTACGGAGGAGCGCTACCGTCATGAAATTGCGACAGCCGCTGCCTCCAACATGAACATGCTTCGGGTGTGGGGCGGTGGCATCTACGAGCAGGACATGTTCTACCGTTTGTGTGATGAATACGGCCTGATGGTGTGGCAGGATTTCATGTTTGCCTGCAGCATGTATCCCGGAGATGAGCCGTTTTTGCTGAATGTCCGTGCTGAAGCGGAGGAAAATGTGAAGCGTCTCCGCAATCATCCCTCGGTTGTCATCTGGTGCGGTAACAATGAGATCGACACCGCCTGGTCACATTATACGGAACGTGGCGGCTGGGGCTGGAAACAAAGCTATACGCCGGAACTTCGTGATAAAATATGGAGCGATTACGAGAAGATCTTCCACAGTATTCTGCCGGAGGCAGTAGCTAAACATGCACCGGGTATTCCTTACTGGCCTTCATCACCCATGATTGATTTAACGGGAGACAGTAAGCAGCATGCGGTTAATGATTCTACGGCAGGGGATATTCATTACTGGGGAGTGTGGCATAATGTGGAGCCGTTCGAAAACTATAATATTTACGTCGGACGTTTCATGAGCGAATACGGATTCCAGTCATTTCCTGAGTATCAATCTGTGCGCAGTTATGCAGAAGAGAGTGATCTGGAACTCGAATCACCTGTCATGCTGGCGCATCAAAAAAATGGTCAGGGTAACCGGTTGATTAAGCAGTATATGGATATGTATATGAATGAGCCTAAAGATTTTCCATCCTTTCTATACATGAGTCAGGTGCTTCAGGCAGAGGCGATGAAAATGGCTATTGAGTCGCATCGCCGCCGTAAACCATACTGCATGGGGACGCTTTATTGGCAGATGAACGACTGCTGGCCGGTGGCCTCCTGGGCAGGTATGGACTACTTTGGCAGATGGAAAGCGCTGCAGTATGCTGCCAAGCGCAGCTTCCGGGATATCGCTTTGTCGATTGACGGAACGAGTGAAGACGATCTGGACGTTTATGTCATTTCCGATCAGCTAAAACCGTTCGTCGGCAGCATCCATTTATGGGTTATGGATATGAATGGTGCGGTTCTGAACCAACGCACGGTGCCTTTCTCCATGAAACCCAATACATCTTCCAAGGTTTATTCATCTCCAACCGAACAGCTTTTGCAAGACATAGACATGCGAAATACCTTCATGCTGGCACAGCTTGAAGTTTCAGGTGAGGTACTGGACAGCCAGGTTCATTACTTTGTGCCGATGAAAGAGCTTGCTCTGGAGCAACCCGCAATTCAGATTCATGAAGTCGAGGGAAGCGGCGGGACAGTATTTGAGCTAAGTTCGAACAAGCTTGCTAAACATGTATGGCTTTCCAGCGAAGTGGAAGGCTGTTTCAGTGATAATTTCTTCGATCTGGTCCCAGGGATACCCCAAACGGTGCAGTTCTTTGCACGGACAGAGTCTGTCAGCGCGTTTATTCCTGCCGAGCCGGGCCAGCTGCTTGTAAAATCGATGGCGGATTTTATCCAATCCCGATAA